A stretch of Geomonas oryzisoli DNA encodes these proteins:
- a CDS encoding zinc-ribbon domain-containing protein produces the protein MSELTITCPSCGYSRAIPHEKIPAGTVQVSCPRCKSMFPLHSVCHDRGIDQVAPETAPVLPAPALTDQSVKQGGQRARALLLFFVLLVLLFVGVRIWAEGKIRELPFPNFIATSDTGVAVTWGEEVLLFDRNGAQTGRQPLPPGAVPTQLSYVGNELWLADHTGNAIRRLRNNRWETVVNGGNRFRAAYKFVVDGGDIFVTDSANHKIHQFRTDGSYLRSFGQEGKEPGQFKFPNTILLDRDGNLVVANTNCFRIDLFARDGRFLKTIATAKAEGAYRFPTLLCRADDRYAFLQTVDLRQALVLVYGADGSAVGKLPLPVPLEEAGDVAAFGSTVLVSDMGHREVYRFDAATLQYKGAFSTAISHLARDTGRLEDRYAAISSFALTALLVCCLPAFYLYYQTRRREEKRIRSVDAGIVVPADALVVTGTDGRKLVLAAAVFVLSLLLMLYGMPRFGHNRIAMLSVMLLNTLLTLAMIRLLVESGRVHPSRRELVLKMVRSAAPNLAQLLVNGERVMLCTGLRRSFYLNQPTLLLLTDQRILLVDFAALRPAGYWQLGYGDISIVNAGQVKSPMARLNRMVKIDSHRVLLTLQPRAGIKELLLHSNEATVVGQVAAAIKQRLPGGRLGYSKLCATCYTALDSGGCPNCRTERKGNYKPLLLSLVYPGLGQFYNREILKGTVLCLFFTCGALSLTIPVIQIMDRTAETTPDSVPLLLSSVLTTVSLYLIAIADADLVGRQGRRLFSREFFRLRR, from the coding sequence GTGAGCGAACTGACAATTACTTGCCCCTCTTGCGGCTACAGCCGTGCCATCCCCCACGAGAAGATTCCCGCCGGGACAGTTCAGGTATCTTGCCCCCGGTGTAAAAGTATGTTTCCCCTCCACTCCGTCTGTCATGATCGGGGAATCGATCAGGTTGCTCCAGAAACCGCCCCGGTCCTGCCGGCACCTGCGCTGACAGATCAAAGTGTCAAACAGGGGGGGCAACGAGCTCGCGCGCTGTTGTTATTCTTCGTGCTTTTGGTTCTGTTGTTTGTGGGCGTCCGCATTTGGGCTGAAGGGAAGATACGGGAACTTCCGTTTCCTAACTTCATCGCAACATCTGACACGGGTGTGGCGGTCACTTGGGGGGAGGAGGTGCTGCTGTTTGATCGGAACGGCGCGCAGACAGGCCGTCAGCCGCTTCCTCCTGGAGCGGTTCCGACCCAGCTGAGCTACGTAGGCAATGAACTCTGGCTCGCCGATCATACAGGCAACGCCATCCGCCGGCTCCGTAACAACAGATGGGAAACGGTGGTCAACGGCGGCAACCGTTTCCGTGCCGCCTATAAATTCGTGGTGGACGGAGGTGATATTTTCGTCACCGACTCAGCAAACCACAAGATCCACCAGTTTCGGACCGACGGCAGCTATCTGCGGAGCTTTGGACAGGAAGGAAAGGAGCCGGGACAGTTCAAATTCCCCAATACCATCCTCCTGGACCGGGACGGCAACCTGGTGGTGGCTAACACCAACTGTTTTCGAATCGACCTCTTCGCCCGTGATGGCCGCTTCCTGAAAACCATTGCTACCGCCAAGGCGGAAGGAGCCTACCGGTTTCCGACCCTGCTGTGCCGCGCGGATGACCGCTACGCTTTCCTGCAAACAGTCGATCTGCGCCAGGCATTGGTGTTGGTTTACGGTGCAGACGGCAGCGCTGTGGGGAAACTCCCGCTTCCGGTCCCGTTGGAGGAGGCGGGAGATGTTGCGGCCTTCGGTTCCACCGTACTGGTGAGTGACATGGGGCACCGGGAGGTCTACCGCTTCGATGCTGCCACCCTCCAGTACAAGGGCGCGTTCAGTACCGCAATCTCGCATCTTGCCCGCGATACCGGTCGGTTGGAAGACCGCTATGCCGCCATCTCCAGCTTTGCGCTCACGGCCCTCCTGGTATGCTGCCTGCCAGCGTTCTACCTCTACTACCAGACCCGCCGACGTGAGGAAAAGCGGATCCGCTCCGTCGATGCCGGGATCGTCGTGCCGGCGGATGCACTGGTGGTTACCGGCACCGACGGCCGCAAACTTGTCCTTGCCGCAGCAGTTTTCGTTCTGTCGTTGCTGCTCATGCTCTACGGTATGCCGAGATTCGGGCATAATCGCATCGCGATGCTGTCTGTAATGCTGCTCAATACCCTTTTGACACTTGCCATGATCCGCCTGCTTGTCGAAAGCGGAAGGGTGCATCCGTCCCGGCGCGAGCTAGTGTTGAAGATGGTTCGATCCGCTGCCCCTAACCTGGCACAGTTACTCGTCAATGGTGAACGGGTCATGCTCTGCACCGGCTTGCGTAGAAGCTTCTACCTCAACCAGCCCACACTTTTATTGCTCACCGACCAACGCATCCTGCTTGTTGATTTCGCTGCACTTCGTCCCGCGGGGTATTGGCAACTCGGCTACGGCGACATCTCCATCGTCAACGCGGGGCAGGTGAAGTCACCGATGGCAAGACTCAACCGCATGGTGAAGATTGATTCTCACCGTGTCCTCCTGACACTCCAGCCGCGTGCCGGCATAAAGGAACTCCTGTTGCACAGCAATGAGGCCACGGTTGTCGGGCAAGTAGCCGCTGCCATCAAGCAGCGTTTGCCCGGCGGCCGCCTCGGATACAGCAAGCTCTGCGCCACCTGCTACACTGCGCTCGATTCGGGCGGCTGCCCCAATTGTCGCACTGAGCGAAAAGGCAACTACAAACCTCTCTTGCTCTCGCTTGTATACCCGGGGCTGGGGCAGTTCTACAACCGCGAGATCCTGAAGGGTACCGTTCTTTGCTTATTTTTCACCTGTGGCGCCCTCAGCCTGACCATTCCTGTTATCCAGATCATGGACCGTACTGCCGAAACCACTCCGGACAGCGTGCCGCTATTGCTTAGCAGCGTATTGACCACGGTCTCGCTCTACCTTATTGCCATCGCCGATGCCGACCTCGTCGGGCGGCAGGGGCGACGGCTCTTTTCAAGGGAGTTTTTCAGGCTTAGAAGATGA
- a CDS encoding site-2 protease family protein, with protein sequence MSESIKITCPSCSFSRLVPLEKVPPRAVTVTCPKCNTSFLFDAHVVAPLPQLDAQAIGARQQLPEVATPPVSKKPVMPSPPAKRRLVDNPFAPQGVPIATGIALYAIGTPWYICVIVLLMAQYWFGPILIYFKNRMPTSSPLSAVPSESNLHAELRLFLSKTRPVLEAAGFVSKGCFTNAPGAAPISAIVALLQHEGTSDVAHLVAVVKDGTVGTTIGFSRPRDDRSKIRTSCTSLPSPFAHNPHDNVLRIAGEFALESLWRVHQARTAADRTAIREEPIQDGLQYQMNEERLGAALKVASGQWQPAKEQGFIRPTLTGSYSMCLRMLFPWKQLNRMSAERKVRRLLSELGEEPLREIKTAEATMDSTGTEPDLELESLATELQVISSGESKTGSLVPLIITVMFFFSAQIVSTTWQEVLILVGVLFFHELGHMAAMKVFKYTDLKMFFIPFFGAAVSGKNSNPTAVKSCIVSLMGPLPGIFLSVVLYILFFLTKNYYLFKTAQIMMMLNVFNLLPIMPLDGGRFVDVLFVNRRYFRFIFAFLGGAAFLILARSAGDFVLGFFGVLTIYVALCNLKLHGICSELKAEGLTADSVAELIGNQNALKRVVDKMRVPFPKLFSPNMNYKGIFDKLTVVVDTLKFRSANFLPKTLLLGTYITCILASVAGLFMFLGLNYKELSRTVEIDGKKYTYAEHHGFGKKRSECQINSQLYYDGKGTAYADDGSVSDIYYYKDGYRTGEWLALEKAGNVVEKRKYDHGRLVTVATLENGAWKTTTAEDRPVLKRWSEEIERMSQPFKSNHEHFYGN encoded by the coding sequence ATGTCTGAAAGTATCAAAATAACCTGTCCATCTTGCTCGTTCAGCCGCTTGGTACCTCTTGAAAAGGTGCCGCCAAGAGCGGTGACGGTCACGTGTCCCAAGTGCAATACCTCATTCCTCTTCGACGCCCACGTTGTGGCACCGCTTCCGCAGCTTGACGCCCAGGCAATAGGGGCACGACAACAATTGCCTGAAGTTGCCACGCCACCAGTCTCTAAGAAGCCCGTGATGCCTTCTCCACCTGCAAAAAGACGACTTGTTGATAACCCCTTTGCTCCCCAGGGTGTTCCTATTGCAACCGGTATTGCTCTCTATGCCATCGGAACTCCATGGTATATATGTGTCATCGTCCTGCTGATGGCACAGTACTGGTTCGGCCCAATCCTCATCTATTTCAAGAACCGAATGCCGACATCTTCGCCCTTGTCAGCCGTCCCATCCGAAAGCAATCTCCACGCAGAACTTCGCCTTTTCCTGAGCAAGACAAGACCTGTGCTGGAGGCTGCCGGCTTTGTATCCAAGGGTTGCTTTACCAACGCACCGGGTGCCGCTCCCATATCAGCCATCGTGGCGTTACTGCAGCATGAAGGTACTTCGGATGTTGCCCACCTGGTGGCAGTCGTAAAAGACGGCACGGTGGGTACAACAATAGGATTCTCCCGTCCACGTGACGACCGCAGTAAGATCAGGACATCGTGCACAAGCTTGCCATCTCCCTTTGCCCATAATCCACACGACAACGTTCTCAGGATCGCAGGAGAATTTGCCCTTGAGAGTCTTTGGCGCGTGCATCAGGCTCGTACTGCTGCCGATAGGACTGCCATCCGCGAGGAACCCATCCAGGATGGTTTGCAGTATCAGATGAATGAGGAACGACTGGGGGCGGCATTAAAGGTTGCTTCCGGACAGTGGCAACCCGCCAAAGAGCAAGGATTTATCCGTCCCACTTTGACAGGCTCCTATTCGATGTGTCTACGTATGCTGTTTCCGTGGAAACAACTGAATCGGATGTCGGCAGAAAGAAAGGTGCGCCGTCTTTTGAGTGAGTTGGGTGAAGAACCGCTGCGCGAAATAAAAACGGCAGAAGCAACCATGGATTCGACCGGCACCGAGCCGGATTTGGAACTTGAGAGCCTGGCCACCGAACTGCAGGTGATAAGTTCCGGGGAAAGTAAAACAGGATCCCTGGTGCCGCTCATCATCACGGTGATGTTCTTTTTCAGCGCCCAAATCGTTTCAACAACGTGGCAGGAGGTTCTTATCCTCGTAGGTGTCCTGTTCTTCCACGAACTGGGCCACATGGCGGCGATGAAGGTATTCAAGTACACCGACTTGAAGATGTTCTTCATCCCATTTTTCGGTGCTGCAGTTTCCGGCAAGAACAGCAATCCGACAGCGGTGAAAAGCTGCATCGTGTCGCTAATGGGGCCGCTTCCGGGAATATTTCTCAGCGTGGTGCTGTACATCCTGTTCTTTCTGACCAAAAACTACTACCTGTTCAAAACCGCACAGATAATGATGATGCTGAACGTCTTCAATCTGCTGCCGATCATGCCGTTGGACGGCGGCAGGTTTGTGGATGTGCTGTTCGTCAATCGGAGATATTTCCGCTTTATCTTTGCCTTTCTGGGGGGAGCAGCATTTCTGATCCTGGCCAGATCGGCAGGTGACTTTGTGCTAGGTTTCTTTGGCGTACTTACCATCTACGTCGCCCTGTGCAATTTGAAGCTCCACGGTATCTGCAGTGAGCTGAAAGCTGAGGGGCTAACGGCCGATTCGGTAGCGGAGCTGATAGGCAACCAGAATGCACTCAAACGGGTTGTCGATAAAATGAGGGTTCCCTTTCCGAAGCTTTTCAGTCCCAACATGAATTACAAGGGCATCTTTGACAAACTCACAGTCGTTGTCGACACCTTGAAGTTCAGGTCCGCCAATTTTTTGCCAAAAACATTATTATTGGGCACCTATATTACCTGTATATTGGCGTCCGTCGCCGGATTGTTCATGTTCTTGGGACTGAATTACAAGGAATTGTCCCGGACCGTTGAGATCGATGGAAAGAAGTATACCTATGCGGAGCATCATGGCTTTGGGAAGAAGAGAAGCGAATGCCAGATCAACAGTCAACTCTACTATGATGGCAAGGGAACTGCCTACGCAGACGACGGTTCTGTGTCGGATATCTACTACTATAAAGACGGGTATCGGACTGGCGAGTGGCTCGCCCTTGAAAAGGCAGGCAATGTGGTAGAAAAGAGGAAATACGACCATGGAAGACTGGTAACGGTTGCCACTTTGGAAAACGGTGCGTGGAAAACAACGACGGCTGAAGACAGGCCAGTGCTAAAACGGTGGTCTGAGGAAATAGAGCGGATGTCTCAACCGTTTAAGTCAAACCACGAACACTTCTATGGGAACTAG